AGCAGCGGCAGGTACTTCGTGACCGGGTCGTCGACGCTGCCGATGTAGCCGTCGGCGATCGCGGCGCCGTAGAGCATCGAGACGACCGACTTCGCGATCGAGAAGGAGATCCAGCGGCTGTGCTCGTCGTTGCCCAGGCCGTAGCGCTCGAACACGACCTCGTCGTCCTTGACCACGAGCAGGCCGGCGATCCGCCGGTCGCGGATGTAGTCCTCGACCGTGAAGGTCTCGCCCTCGACCTCGTAGGTCACCGACGACAGGTCCCGCGGCGCCGGCGTCAGCGGGTACGGATCGTCTGACGCCTCGAACCAGCGGGCGGCGCCGACGAGGTCGGCGTTCCGGTAACCCGCGATCTGCTGCTCCGGTGTCCAGAACAGCACCTGATCCCGCGGGCCCAGGTTTTCCAGATCGGGATTCACCGGCTCGGCCGCGCCGGCAGGCTCCGTGTCGGCCACAGGTCCGGCACACGCGGCGAACGCCAGCATCATCGCGACTGCGACGACCAACCACTGGTTACTCCGCTCTCGTGGACTCCTCATCTGCTTTCCTCGCCTTCCAGACATCTCATCGTCCTCCCTCAGGTCCGAACGTCTGATCGTACCCCCCCGCTGGCCCTCTGAAGGCCGGTCCCGGTAGGCTGACCTCCGGTTGCCATGAACGACGAACCATCCGCCGCCCGACCGGCCGCCGCCGCCCTCGCCGCGGTCCACTCGGCCGATGGTGACGATGGCGTCCACGAGCTGTTCGAGACCCGTGGCTGGACGGACGGGTTGCCGATCGTGCCGCCCACGCCGGAACGCGTGGCCGCGGCGCTCGAGGCCGCGCTCGTGGAGCCGGGCCAGGTGTTGGGCGTGGAGACGGTCCGCGGCCGGGCGATCACGGCCCAGAAGGCGGCGATCAACGCGGTGATGGCCGGCTGCCGGCCCCGCGACTTCGCGGTCGTTGCCGGCGCCGTGGAAGCGATGTGCGACCCGGCGTTCCTGCTGCATGGCGCCACTTCGAGCACCGGCGGCTGCGCGGTGATGGTCATCGTGAACGGTCCGATCCGCCGCGAGCTCGGCATGACCGGGACGTTCAACGCGCTCGGCGGCGCCGACCGGGCCTCGCTGGCGATCGGCCGCGCCGTGCGGCTGATCCTCCGCAACCTGCTCGGCGTCAGGCCAGGGGAACTCGACCGCTCCACCCTGGGGCATCCCGGCAAGCTCAGCTACTGCCTGGCCGAGGACGAAGAAGGCTCGCCGTGGCCGTCGCTGGGAGCCGACCGCGGTGCACCCCACGGCAGTTCGACGGTGACCGTCTTCGCCGCCGGTTCGCCCCGGCAGATCATGAACGAGTGGACGACGGAACCGGAGGCGATCCTGGACACGATCGCGGCCGAGATGCGGGCGAATCTCCTCCACTACTCGATCTGGGCCGGCAATCACTGTCTCGTCCTGCCGCCGCAGTTGCGGGACCGCTTCGCCTCCGCCGGCTGGAGCAAGGCGGACATCCGGGACTACCTGCACCGGCACGCCCGGGTGCGGCGCGGCGACTGGGAAGGGGTCGGCAAGGCGTCAGTGGTCAGCGACGCCAACCGGAACCAGGAGTACGCGGCGCTCCAGTCGCCAGACGACCTGCTGATCGTCGCCGGCGGCGGCCCGGCCGGAGGCTTCGCGGCGGTCATTCCGCCCTGGTTCGGCAACAAGTCCCGGGCGGTGACGGCCGGCGTCGGATTCTGTCTGGAGTGCTGAGGGCCTCAGCCCTCGCAGGACGCGCTGAGCAGTTCGCTCAGCGCCACTCCCGACACGAGGCCACGGTAGCGGGCGCAGATCTCACCGTCCTCCAGCCGGACCACGAAGACCGCTTCCTCCTGATTCTCCTCTCCGCCGTTCGAGCCCGCCAGATCCCTCCAGGGCTGAGCGCCTTCCTCGACCACCAGGAACGAGTCCTGGCGCGCGGCGGGAACGTCGCCACGGAGCGCCCGAACCACCATCCGGCGGACGAATCCAGGCGCTCCTTCCAGCACGATAACGGTGTAGATCGACCAGCCCTCGACCCGCGGGTCGTCGTCGAGAACGCGCCGCCACTCCCGCGCGCTCCCGTTCGCGACGCGGTGGAAGCTGACGACGAGCAGCGATCGCGCGCCCAGGTCCTTCGTCGCCTCGACCTCGTTCCCGGCTAGCGTGACCGCCCGCGGAATCTCGCTGGACGCGCCAGCGCCGGCGGTGTTCAGCACCAGGCACAGGCCCAGAGCGGCGACGCACCGCCAGCGCATCCGCCCTAAGGCGCGCTTCGGAAACGCATGACCCGATAGCGCCTGGTCATCGCGAAGGCCTCCGGATCCAGCAACCGGTCGAGCCGGTCCAGGCGGCGGGTCACCGGCCCCGCCAGACGCCAGGCGGCGCCCGCCAGCCGTGGGAAGCGCGAAGTCGAGGCGTCGCGCAGCAGACTCAGGATGCCGTGGCCGAAGCGATCCACGATCATCTGCCCGAGCCGGAGCGTCGGTAGCACCGAGAGGGTGACGTCCTCGTCAATCTCCAGCACGAGGCCGGCCGCATCGGCCCGAGCCAGGAACTCGTCCAGCGGGTGACCACTCCTCGGCCTTCCCTGGTCGAACTCCACAGTGAAGTAGTCGCAGAGCAGGACGCTCCCTCCCGGCGCCAGAGATCGTTCGATCGCCTCGAAGAGATCCTCCAGCCAGACGTACTGCGCCGACTCGCACAGGAACAGGAGGTCGTACCGGCGATCCGGCTCGAACTCCTGGAACCGGCCCAGGTGGAAACGTCGCTCCGGGAGCCGCTCGGCGAACAGCCTGCCGTGATACGGATCGGGCGACAGGCCCTCGACGTCGTAGCCGAGGCCGGTCAGCCGCTCGCTGATCACGCCGGTGCCGCAGCCGACATCCAGCACGGAGGACACGCCTGGAGGCAGCAACTCGAGAAGTCGCGCCACCAGGCGTTCCTGGGCCCGGCGCAGGCCTGCCACGTCGAGCGGATCGTCCTCACTCCAGATCCCGAAGTTCAGGTGCTCCAGGCCGAGGATCCGGTGCAGGAACTGAAGCGCGAAGCTCGTCTTCACCTGGCGCGGGCTGTTTCCGTCCGCAGCCTGCCTGAACAACTGCCGGCCCTGCGGCCCGGGCCAGCGTGGCGGCGCCGCCGGAGCCGGTGCGGGGACAGCAGCCACGCGCGAGCGCGGAGGCGGCGGGACGATGCGCAAACTCACCGGAGGAGAGTGTACCGCCCCTGGCGCGCGAGATAGGGTCGCTTCATCGACCGGAAGAGTCATCGCGCCGGCCGACGCATCCCATCCGGCGGCGCGGTACAAGGAGCCGCCATGCGCAAACCGCCGCTGATCGTCCTCTTCGCCGCTGCCCTGAGCGCCGGGCTTCCCGCCCTGGCAGTGGATCATCCGCTGGATCCCCTGAGCCACCAGGAAGTCTGGCGCACACTGGTGCTCCTCCGTGACGCCGGCCATCTGGACAGAGACACGAAGTTCTCCCAGTTGACGCTCCAGGAGCCAGCCAAGCGGGACGTCCTGGCCTGGAAGGCTGGCGATTCGATGCCCCGCCGTGCCTACGCACTGGTCCGCAGGGACAAGGACTCCTTCGAGGCGATCGTCGATCTGGCGGCGGATGAGGTCGTGTCCTGGGAACCGCTCGAGGGAGCCGAGCCGAACTGGCACGGCGGCGAGTACGGGTCGCTGACGGACAAGGTCCTGGAACACCCCGACTTCCTCGCCGGCCTCGAGGCGCGCGGCATCACCGATCTGACGTTCGTCGATTGCAGCGCCGGGCCGCGCGGCTACTTCGGGACGGAGGAGGAGCAGGGCCGGCGCATCGCGCACGTGAGCTGCGACGAGCCCGGCGGCGTCAGCCGGCAGGCGGTCGAGGGCCTGGTCGCGGTCGTGGACCTCGAGTCCGAGGAGGTGCTCCGCGTCGTCGACGAGGGCCCCGGTCCGATTCGCGCCGTCCCGACGGACTTCCGCGACATGCTCGGGGAAGCGAGGGAGATCACCGGCCCGCTCGAGATCCGCCAACCGCTTGGCCACGGATTCGAAGTCGACGGCTACCGGGTGAGCTGGCAGAACTGGAGCTTCCACCTCCGCCCCGACCAGCGCACGGGCCTCGTCGTGTCGCTGGTCGACTACCACGAGCATCCCGAAGCCGCGGCGCGCCGGGTGCTCTACCAGGGGCATCTGTCCGAGATCTTCGTGCCCTACATGGACCCCAGGTTCGGCTGGTACACGCTGAACTTCATCGATGCCGGCGAGTTCGTCGCGGGTGGCCTGGGCAAGCCGCTGATGCCTGGAGACGACTGCCCGGATCACGCCCTGTACGTCGATTCGACAAAGACCGGCGCCAACGGCTATCCCCGGACCGTGCCGGGCACGATCTGCGTCTACGAGCGTGAGACCGGCGACCCTTCCTGGCGGCACTTCTCCGGCGAGCGGCCGGAGAGCCGGAAGAGCAGGGACCTGGTCGTACGGGTCGGAGGCAACGTCGGCAACTACGACTACCTGCTGGACTGGATCTTCCGGCAGGACGGTTCGATCGAGGTCCGCGTCGGTGCAACCGGCATCCTGGCGTACGAGACCACGGTCGCCGCCTCCGCCGACAGGCCCACGCCCGCCGCCGGACCGGTGAACGCCGGCGCCGCGGACGCCCTCCTCCAGAAGGCCTCCGCCGACGCCTACGGACGCTTCGTGCAAGAGAACGTCGTGGCGATCAACCACGATCACTACTTCAGCTTCCGGCTCGACATCGACGTCGACGGCACGGACAATCGCTTCGTCGCCGACCGCCTGGTCGCCCGCACCCTCCCCGACGGCCATCCCCGGCGCAGTCTGTGGGTCCAGGAACCTCGAATCGCTTCGAGCGAACACGAGGCCCGGCTGAACATCGACCTGAACCGGCCCACGCTGTGGCGCGTGCAGAGCACCAGCCGTCGGAACGCCGTCGGCTACCCCACCAGCTTCCAGGTGATGCCCGGGCGGAACACGAACACGCTGCTGTCGGCGGACGACTATCCACGGCGTCGCGCCGGCTTCATCGACCACCACCTCTGGGTGACGCCGCAGCGCGACGCTGAACGCTTCGCCGCCGGCGACCACCCGACCCTCAGCGAGCCGGGCATGGGGCTGCCGGAATGGACGGAGGCCGACCGGGCGATCCAGGACACCGACATCGTCCTCTGGCACACGGTCGGCATGCTCCACCTGCCGCGTGCCGAAGACTGGCCCGTCATGCCCACGCTCTGGCACGGCTTCGAGTTGCGGCCGTTCGACTTCTTCGACCGCAACCCGGCGCTCGACCTGCCCTGACCATTAGACTGCCGGGGCCCGGACCCTGGGGCAGCCACCGACCAGGCCTCAGCGTCCGGGACCTCAAGGGAGCAACCATGCGCAAGCCGACCGTCCGCCTGACTCTCTGTCTTCTCGCCGCCGCAGCCGTCCCCGCGGCGGCAGCGAACCATCCACTCGATCAGCTCAGCTACCAGGAAGTGTGGCGGGCGCTCGTGATCCTGCGCGACGCGGGGCGGCTCGACGCTGAAACGACCTTCTCGCAACTCACGCTGAGCGAGCCGGCCAAGAACGTCGTCCGCGGCTGGCGGGAGGGTGACGAACCGCCGAGGGCCGCCTACGCTCTCGTGCGCCAGGGCGAGGACACGTTCGAGGCGACGGTCGACCTCGTCGCAGGACAGATCTCCGCCTGGACGCAGCTCACCGGCGTTCAGCCGAACTGGAGCCTCGGAGAATTCGGCGCGGTGGTCGGCAAGGTGCTCGAACATCCCGATTTCATCGCGGGGCTCGAGAAGCGGGGCATCACCGATACGAGCTTCCTGGACTGCACGACCATCCCGCCCGGCTACTTCGGTACCGAGGAAGAGAAGGGACGGCGGCTCGGACACGTCCGTTGCTCCGAGCCTCGCGGCGCCAGGAACACCTGGGCGCGCCAGGTCGAAGGCCTGACCGCGGTGGTCGACCTGACCGCCGGCGAGGTGCTCAGGGTCGTCGACGACGGCGTGGCGCCGATCCCGGACGTGGACGCCGACTACGACCGGACCACGCTCGACGATCCGCGCGAGATCGCGGGCCCCTTCGAACTGGACCTGCCCGAGGGCGTCGGCTTCGACATGAACGGCTACCAGGTGAGCTGGCAGAACTGGAGCTTTCACCTGCGGCCCGATCAGCGCACCGGCCTCGTCGTATCCCTCGTCGACTACCGCGAGAGCTCCGACGCCAGTCCGCGCTCGGTCATGTACCAGGGCCAGTTGTCTGAGATCTACGTGCCCTACATGGACCCGGCGTTCGCCTGGTACGCCCGCAACTTCATCGATGCCGGCGAGTTCCCGGCCGGCGGCCTGGCCAAGCCCCTGCTGCGCGGCCGGGACTGCCCGGATCACGCGGTCTACATCGACTCGATCAACACGAACGCCCAGGGCCGGCCGCGCACAGTGCCCCGGACCACCTGCATCTACGAGCGGGAGACCGGAGACCCGTCCTGGCGGCACTACGAGGACGAACAGCCGGACAGTCGAAAGAGCCGCGACCTCGTCGTCCGCACCGCCGCCGTGGTCGGCAACTACGACTACCTGCTTGACTGGATCTTCCGCCAGGACGGCTCGATCGAGGCCCGCGTCGGCGCCACCGGCCTCCTCGAAGTCAAGGCAACGAGCGCCGTGTCGGCCATCCCGCCGACTCCGGCGGCCGGGCCCGCGAACGCAACCGCCGTCGACGCCCTGCAGGCGGGGACGGCCGCCGACGCCTACGGCCGCTTTCTCGACCGCAACGTCATCGGCGTAAACCACGACCACTACTTCA
This region of Acidobacteriota bacterium genomic DNA includes:
- a CDS encoding class I SAM-dependent methyltransferase; amino-acid sequence: MKTSFALQFLHRILGLEHLNFGIWSEDDPLDVAGLRRAQERLVARLLELLPPGVSSVLDVGCGTGVISERLTGLGYDVEGLSPDPYHGRLFAERLPERRFHLGRFQEFEPDRRYDLLFLCESAQYVWLEDLFEAIERSLAPGGSVLLCDYFTVEFDQGRPRSGHPLDEFLARADAAGLVLEIDEDVTLSVLPTLRLGQMIVDRFGHGILSLLRDASTSRFPRLAGAAWRLAGPVTRRLDRLDRLLDPEAFAMTRRYRVMRFRSAP